From the Chryseobacterium sp. G0201 genome, the window ACGAAAAGCCTTTTAGCATCAGCTTTTGAAATTTATCTTCGAAGTATTTTTTGGAAAAAGAATAAGAAATATTTCTTCCTATTAAGCCTAATTTTTTATTGGAATCCATGTATCAAAAATAAAAAAAAGACCGAATAAATCGGCCTTTAGTTTAAAAATATTTTTTCTGTTATTCTACAATGAATTTTGTTGTAGCGATATCAGTTTTAAGAATGTAGTTTCCTTTTGTAAGTCCTTTAAAATTGATCTTATTAGCATTTTTAAAAGGATTTTCGATTGTTTCGATCAATTTTCCTGAAAGGTCATAGATCTGTGCTTTTGTAATTTTGCTTAAGTTTTCACCTTTTACAAAAAGCTCGTTGTTTTTAACAGGGTTAGGGTAGATACTGAATGTTTTTTGTTTTGTAGTTTCAGTTGTTCCTAGTGTAGTGGTATTACAAGTCCAGCTTAAGTCATCAATAGAAACTCTTTTTCCTGTTTCTGAATTTATAATTTTAATAACAATATTACCGGAAATATTTAGATTACTTATAGTAGTTGTTGTATTTGAAGTACTAAAAGGAATAGTCCCAGCATTGTTTCCATTGATCTGTAAAGTTAGGTTTCCTGCAGTATCAGAAAACGGTAATTTTGTAGTAACTGTTAAGCTGTTAATCCCTCCTGAAATAGTAGAGCTTGTAAGGCTTCCGTTTCGGACGTTAATTGCTTTTCCGTTTATAGTTTGGTCTATTCTTGAATCTGTTGCAGACCAAGTAATATTATTGTTTGTCCATGTCTGAGTAGCATACACTGGATTTGAAGTAGCCGGAATAGTTTCAAAATTTTCTGATCCACAACTTGTATTTCCTCCAGACTGTCCAGGAAGGGTAGTTTCAGTTGCTATGTTGCTTTGAGGAGATGGGTTTCCAGAAGCATCTTTAGCGATAATATAGAAATTATATGTTGTAGAAGATGCTAAATTGGCAACAATAGTTGAAGTTAAAGATCCAGAAACAGTAGCTTTTAAAACTCCATTGGCATAAATTTCATAAGTCGCTACTCCGATATTATCTGTAGCAGCAGTCCAGCTTAAAGCAATTGAATTTGAAGTTGGATTGTTTGCAGCCAAGTTGGTAGCAGCTGTTGGAGCCTGAGTATCCACAACAGGAGTTCCCCAGATTTGGGCAACATATTCAGGATGATCAATATATGGGTTTCTGTTTGCCTGATAAATATAGGCTGCGTTGTTTCTTGCAATTTCTGTCGGAGATACAGGATCTAAAGTATTCCATGCAAGTAATTGATTAAGCTCCCATGTCTGAAGTCCCGGGAAAGGGGAGCCTCCAAGCATATTTCCTGAGCTGAAACTCGCAAGTTGAGATTCGTACCTCGTTACAAAATAAAGGATCATTCTTGCAACATCACCTTTGAAAGCATCGATTGGCTCAAATACAATACCAGAATATCCTGGTGAAACAGAAGTTCCTAATTTTGATCCGTTTTGTGATGTGAAAGTTGCAGAACCAACTTTCCCGAAAGGATAATTAGATCTCATTCCGTTCACTTTTCCATCCGTAGCACGAATAAAGTGAATGTCTGATTTCATTGGAAATGCTTCGCTGAATAAACTTTGAGGAACAATATGTTCTCTGTTGTAGCAGTCGCCCTCATTGCTGTAAGTTCCACACTGATCACCGGGACCATAATTAAAATTATATGGATCTGCACCGTTAGGATTTTCAGAATAAATGTCTAAAATTGTTCCATCGTTTTCGTAAGAATAATCTCGGTCGGTGGTTGCATAGCCTGTCCATAAACCGCTATAACCATGATCCTGATGACCATTTGTGATGATTTCTTTTAATTTCGTTTTCAACGCGGGGCCGCTAAGACCGGTCGTTCCATCGTAATATCCCGAAGGAATCTGAGCGAATGCACTTATAAATGCAAAGCTTAATAAAAAAGAGAGTAAAGTACGTTTCATTAGTTAAAATTGGGCGGTAAAGGTACAAAAAAACAAAAAAAATGTTTATTAATTTTTAGTAATATACTCTTTACTGATCTTAGAGAATGCCCAAGAAATAATGAAACCGAATAGGGAAGCGGTAATCGCTACGGTTGCATAATTTTTTCCAACAATTCTTACAGGGAAGGGAAGTGTTTCATTGGCTTTGAAAAACTCGGTATATAGTTGGAAGTAGCAAAGTGCCGTACCCAATATAAGACCAGAAATAACACCTAAAACTACAATAAGAATGCCTGTATAGAAATAAATTCTTCTTAGATGACTTAAAGGAAAACCTAAAGAAATCAGAGATTTTGCCTGTTCTTTTTTATCTAACTGTAAAATAATGATCGCTCCGGCTAGATTGAAAGTTGTAATGAAGATCACCAAAGCAAAAATCAGATAAATGAATAGCTTTTCAGTATTGATCATTTTCCAGAAGGCGGCATTTTCTTCTTCCTTAGTTTTGATTTCGACATCCTTTCCAAGTGAAGATAACAATCTTTGTTTTACCGAATCTGTGTTGTTGGAATTTTTTAATTTAATAACAATTTGATAAGCAGAATGTTTAGGCAAATTAAGTAATTCCTGAGTCAGTTCTATAGGGGAGATTATATAATTGTCTAATTGATCCTTTCCGGGGAAAACTCCGGTAATCAGAATATCTTTTTTATTATAGATGTCTTCTTCCTTATTAATAATACCGGTTCCAGGTTTAGGCATAAAAAGAGTTGCGTAATCTCCGGATGAAGCTATAGGAATAGATAATCTGTTGTCTAGAGAGTTTTCCATTAATACTTCATTCGAATATTCGAAACTTGGATAAGATCCGTAGAAAACATCTTTATTAATAGGATTAACCTTTGTATAAGCAGAATCCACACCTCTTAAATAAGCAATGTCTCCTTTTCCGTTATAGCTAATGTATATTTTTTCTTCAATAACTTTTGAAAAACTGCTGATCTCTTTATCGTTTCTTAATATTTTATCAACTTTATCGAGATTTTTGATGGTTTTTCCTGTACTGCTTTTCAGCGTTAAGTCGGCATGAAGGTTTGAAATAAGATCTTTGTTAAGATCTTCAAGTCCCGAAAAAACGGAGATAATTACAAACATTGCAGTTACAGCAACCGTCATTGCTCCTACCGCCAGCCACGTAATAAACGTAACGGCAGTACTCCCTTTTTTTGATAAAAGGTAGCGTGAAGCTATGTAAAATGCAATGTTTTTCAAAATCTATAAAATAGGATTGTCGCCTTCGCCTCTTAGTTCTTTTTCAAGTTTTTCTACATCATCAAGGGCAGTATCCAAATAGAAATTAAGCTGTGGAATGATTCTCACCTGCTTACCCATTTTCTGGCCGATAAAATTTCTGTACTGAGTTTTGTTTTCCTCAATTTCCTTCATGATAGAAGTTCTGAATTCCTGAGGGAATATGCTTAAATAAATTTTAGCAATACTCAAATCCGGAGTTATTTTTACATCCGAAACGGATACTAAAAAACTTTGCTTGCTTTCTGCAGCCTGTTTGCGGAAAAGTTCTGCGAAATCTTCCTGTATAATCTGTGCTACTTTTCTTTGTCTGTTACTTTCCATAAGTTATGCAAATTTAGTACTTTTGTTTGAATTGCTATTTGAAATTTGATGTCATTATCAAATTTACGACTTAATTATATTTATTTTTATTTATGAAGCTAGAACATATTGGCATTGCAGTGAAATCTTTGGGGTTATCTGATGAACTGTTTACGAAACTTTTAGGTAAGGAATCTTATAAAAAAGAATCTGTAGAAAGGGAAGGTGTAGTTACTTCTTTTTATGAAACCGGTGAAAGTAAAATTGAGCTGTTAGAAGCCAGTAATCCTGAAAGTCCGATCTCAAAATTTATCGATAAAAAGGGAGAAGGCATCCATCATTTGGCTTTTGGCGTCGAAAATATAGTTGAAGAGGTTGAAAGATTAAAAAAAGAGGGATTTATTTTCATCTCAGAAGAACCTAAAGAAGGTGCTGATAATAAATTGGTTGTGTTCCTCCACCCTAAATCCACTAATGGCGTGTTGGTAGAACTTTGCCAAGAAAAGCAATAAAAAGTTTTGTGGTGAAAGAAATTTTACTATTTTTGCAAACACAAAATTTAACCAAATTTTGAGGTCCTATAGCTCAGTTGGTTAGAGCACCTGACTCATAATCAGGTGGTCCCTGGTTCGAGCCCAGGTGGGACCACAATAAACCCCTTGAAAATCAATATTTTCAAGGGGTTATTTTTTTAGGTAAGTGAATAAGGGAAATTTACAGCTATCCAATATTTTAAAAATTAAATTAATTGATTAGAAACGATTCAAAATATTGAATATAAATTTCTGATACAATGTACAAACCGATTAAACAAACGGAAACACTTGTGCAAAGTTAATAACAGGGTTCTTACTTATGCTAAAAGTCACCATATCGAAAGACTTCCAATCTTTATATTGAACCTAATCTAAAAAGAAAATTCTGAAAACTTGACAGAATAAAATAGAATCTGAACTTTGACCATAAAGTTTTTATATTTGTCTCATATTTAGGGAATTTCAATTTCTAATTTAATTATTTAACTGATATTTGATTATTATGAAAAAAGTTTTATTTCTTACTATTATTTTTGCCTTGCTTTTATTTGGTGGAAAAGTAGAAGCACAAACAGATGGAACTCTCGACACTTCCTTTGTCATCGGGACAGGATTTAATAGTTCGCCTGTAACTACTATCATACAGACAGATGGGAAAATTCTAGTGGGAGGTTCGTTTTCCAATTATAATGGTGTCAACCGAAACCGTATTATCCGTTTGAATACTGATGGAAGTGTAGATACTTCTTTTAGTATCGGAACAGGATTTAATGACACTGTTTATACAATTGCATTACAGTCTGACGGCAAAATAGTGGTGGGAGGTAATTTTACATCCTATAATGATATCGCCCAAAACCGTATTGTGCGTCTGAACATAGACGGAAGCATTGATACGTCCTTTGTTATGGGAGATGGATTTAGCACACCTAGTGGTATGTCATTTATTGAGACCATTGCAATACAATCTGATGGAAAAATTTTAGCAGGAGGTCGATTTGCAAAATATAACGGCACCAATCAGCAAAATATTGCACGCCTGAATGCAGATGGAAGTGCTGATGCTTCCTTTTATCCGGTGAACGGCTTAAGATTTGATCATGATGTTAATATCATTGCTTTGCAAGCTGACGGAAAAATCCTGGCAGGTGGTGGTTTTACAAGTATTTATAGTACCAGCCGAAGGTATCTTGCACGTCTGAATACCAATGGAACTCTTGACACTTCGTTTAACGTCGGGACAGGATTTGGTGGCAGTCTTAGCGGCAGTGTCGTTCGGTCGATTGCAGTACAAACTGATGGGAAAATTCTTATGGGAGGCTACTTTACAACCTATAAGGGAATAGTACAAAACCGCATCGTACGTCTGAACACAACCGGAAGTGTT encodes:
- a CDS encoding endonuclease — encoded protein: MKRTLLSFLLSFAFISAFAQIPSGYYDGTTGLSGPALKTKLKEIITNGHQDHGYSGLWTGYATTDRDYSYENDGTILDIYSENPNGADPYNFNYGPGDQCGTYSNEGDCYNREHIVPQSLFSEAFPMKSDIHFIRATDGKVNGMRSNYPFGKVGSATFTSQNGSKLGTSVSPGYSGIVFEPIDAFKGDVARMILYFVTRYESQLASFSSGNMLGGSPFPGLQTWELNQLLAWNTLDPVSPTEIARNNAAYIYQANRNPYIDHPEYVAQIWGTPVVDTQAPTAATNLAANNPTSNSIALSWTAATDNIGVATYEIYANGVLKATVSGSLTSTIVANLASSTTYNFYIIAKDASGNPSPQSNIATETTLPGQSGGNTSCGSENFETIPATSNPVYATQTWTNNNITWSATDSRIDQTINGKAINVRNGSLTSSTISGGINSLTVTTKLPFSDTAGNLTLQINGNNAGTIPFSTSNTTTTISNLNISGNIVIKIINSETGKRVSIDDLSWTCNTTTLGTTETTKQKTFSIYPNPVKNNELFVKGENLSKITKAQIYDLSGKLIETIENPFKNANKINFKGLTKGNYILKTDIATTKFIVE
- a CDS encoding ABC transporter permease, whose protein sequence is MKNIAFYIASRYLLSKKGSTAVTFITWLAVGAMTVAVTAMFVIISVFSGLEDLNKDLISNLHADLTLKSSTGKTIKNLDKVDKILRNDKEISSFSKVIEEKIYISYNGKGDIAYLRGVDSAYTKVNPINKDVFYGSYPSFEYSNEVLMENSLDNRLSIPIASSGDYATLFMPKPGTGIINKEEDIYNKKDILITGVFPGKDQLDNYIISPIELTQELLNLPKHSAYQIVIKLKNSNNTDSVKQRLLSSLGKDVEIKTKEEENAAFWKMINTEKLFIYLIFALVIFITTFNLAGAIIILQLDKKEQAKSLISLGFPLSHLRRIYFYTGILIVVLGVISGLILGTALCYFQLYTEFFKANETLPFPVRIVGKNYATVAITASLFGFIISWAFSKISKEYITKN
- the rbfA gene encoding 30S ribosome-binding factor RbfA, which produces MESNRQRKVAQIIQEDFAELFRKQAAESKQSFLVSVSDVKITPDLSIAKIYLSIFPQEFRTSIMKEIEENKTQYRNFIGQKMGKQVRIIPQLNFYLDTALDDVEKLEKELRGEGDNPIL
- the mce gene encoding methylmalonyl-CoA epimerase yields the protein MKLEHIGIAVKSLGLSDELFTKLLGKESYKKESVEREGVVTSFYETGESKIELLEASNPESPISKFIDKKGEGIHHLAFGVENIVEEVERLKKEGFIFISEEPKEGADNKLVVFLHPKSTNGVLVELCQEKQ
- a CDS encoding T9SS type A sorting domain-containing protein codes for the protein MKKVLFLTIIFALLLFGGKVEAQTDGTLDTSFVIGTGFNSSPVTTIIQTDGKILVGGSFSNYNGVNRNRIIRLNTDGSVDTSFSIGTGFNDTVYTIALQSDGKIVVGGNFTSYNDIAQNRIVRLNIDGSIDTSFVMGDGFSTPSGMSFIETIAIQSDGKILAGGRFAKYNGTNQQNIARLNADGSADASFYPVNGLRFDHDVNIIALQADGKILAGGGFTSIYSTSRRYLARLNTNGTLDTSFNVGTGFGGSLSGSVVRSIAVQTDGKILMGGYFTTYKGIVQNRIVRLNTTGSVDTSFAIGTGIDNFFVETIALQSDGKILLGGGFTTYNGISQNRIIRLDTSGSIDASFNIGTAFNNPVASISLQSDGKILVAGYFSSYKGLVQNQIARLNGTGTILSVTDVSKKKIALYPNPVSEILNFSEEVYNIKITDLSGKVVTQIFGSKKYVNVKNLVKGVYFITAITKSGEIVTHKIVKE